The nucleotide window CTTCCGGGCGCCACAGCCTTTCGCAAGGAACTCTTTACCCAGAGCGATCCGGACAAGGTGCTCTCAGCCCTGAGCGACTATGCGCAGTATGTGCAAAGTCGTCTGCCGGTACAAGAGATCGATCTGGAATGACCATCGAATTTTTGAGGTGCAGGGTGTTCCGACCGCAGATTTTTACTTGGCCCCATTATATCGCTTTCTCTTGAATTGTTTCGCCAATCCGCTTATCCAGCCAATCAAAGACAACCGATCGCAGGAGGCCATATGGCGAAAAAAGTGATTATCATGGGCGCAGCGGGTCGCGATTTTCATAATTTCAACGTCTATTTTCGCAACCGTTCAGAGTATCAAGTCATCGCATTTACCGCCACGCAGATCCCGCATATTGATGACCGCCTTTATCCGGCGGAGCTTTCCGGGCCGCTTTATCCACGCGGCATCCCCATTTATCCAGAAACCGAATTAGCCGAACTCGTACGCCGCGAAGAAATCCATGAGGTTTTTTTCGCCTACAGCGACCTTTCGCACGAGAGCGTCATGCACAAGGCTTCGCTGGTCAACGCCTGCGGCGCGACTTTTTCCTTGCTGGGGCCGCGCCATACCATGCTGAAGGCGAAAAAGCCGGTGGTGGCGGTCTGTGCCGTGCGGACCGGATGCGGGAAAAGCCAAACCGTGCGCCGGGTGGCGGAGATTCTGCGCAGCCGCGGCAAAAAAGTGGTGGCGGTGCGCCATCCCATGCCGTACGGCGATCTGGCTGCGCAAAAAGTGCAGCGTTTCGCTTCTGTGGATGATTTGGTCAAGCACAACTGCACCATCGAGGAGATGGAAGAATACGAACCCTTTATCACCCATAGCGGGACTATCTATGCGGGGGTGGACTATGAGGCGATCCTGCGACAGGCAGAGGAAGAAGCCGATGTGCTGATCTGGGACGGCGGCAACAACGATACGCCGTTTTTTCAGCCGGATCTGCATATCGTGGTCGCGGATCCCCTGCGACCCGGCCACGAGGTGAGCTATCATCCAGGGGAGACCAATCTGCGCATGGCGCATTGCGTGGTGATCAATAAAGAGGTGGAGGCGGATCCGCTGAATCTACAGCGGGTGCGGGATAATATCCGTGCGGTCAATCCAAAAGCGGTGGTGGTTGATGCCGCATCGCCGATCCGTGTGGATCATGCCGAAGAAATTGCCGGCCGGTCCGTGCTGGTGGTGGAGGATGGTCCCACCCTGACCCATGGGGAGATGAAGTTCGGCGCGGGCGTCATGGCGGCGCGGACTTTTGGCGCAGCGCGCCTGGTGGATCCACGACCTTATCTTCAGGGCAGCCTGGTGCAGACGTTCGCCCAGTATCCGGAGATCGGAACCTTGTTGCCGGCCATGGGTTATGGGGCGGTACAGATGGCGGATCTGCAGGCCACCATTCAGGCGACGCCCTGCGACGCCGTGGTCATCGGAACTCCCATCGATCTGCGGCGTATCATTCGCATCGCGCAGCCCTGTTGCCGCGTCTTTTACGATCTGCAGGAGATCGGCAGGCCGAATCTGCAGGACGTGTTGGAGAAAGTCTAGCCGCCGGACCTCTCACCCGAAGGAGAGGGGAGAGGAACGGTGCGCGTTCAGAAGGAGCGGGTATGTCGCAGGAACCAGCGGCAAAAAAGAAAAAAGGAAAGGTCGCCGTGCATGAGTCGTGGTGCAAAGGCTGCGCCATCTGCGTCGAGTTTTGTCCGGAGCAGGTCCTGGTGATGGAGCGCGGCAAGGCCAAAGTAGCTTATCCCGAGCG belongs to bacterium and includes:
- a CDS encoding 4Fe-4S binding protein, which produces MSQEPAAKKKKGKVAVHESWCKGCAICVEFCPEQVLVMERGKAKVAYPERCTACNLCELRCPDFCITVSVSGE
- a CDS encoding GTPase, which codes for MAKKVIIMGAAGRDFHNFNVYFRNRSEYQVIAFTATQIPHIDDRLYPAELSGPLYPRGIPIYPETELAELVRREEIHEVFFAYSDLSHESVMHKASLVNACGATFSLLGPRHTMLKAKKPVVAVCAVRTGCGKSQTVRRVAEILRSRGKKVVAVRHPMPYGDLAAQKVQRFASVDDLVKHNCTIEEMEEYEPFITHSGTIYAGVDYEAILRQAEEEADVLIWDGGNNDTPFFQPDLHIVVADPLRPGHEVSYHPGETNLRMAHCVVINKEVEADPLNLQRVRDNIRAVNPKAVVVDAASPIRVDHAEEIAGRSVLVVEDGPTLTHGEMKFGAGVMAARTFGAARLVDPRPYLQGSLVQTFAQYPEIGTLLPAMGYGAVQMADLQATIQATPCDAVVIGTPIDLRRIIRIAQPCCRVFYDLQEIGRPNLQDVLEKV